In Paenibacillus sonchi, a single genomic region encodes these proteins:
- a CDS encoding carbohydrate ABC transporter permease has product MAVSAAVPQKIRESAGDRIFLAIVYTVLILVVIVVLYPLIFIISSSISSPAAVTSGRVWLWPVDISFKGFKVLFSTHEIISGYANSIFYTAAGTLISVTLTIMIAYPLSRRAFFGRNALMMIITFTMIFSGGLIPTYMVVRELHLIDTRWALLIPNAIWVWQVIIARSFFQSSIPEELLEASEIDGCSDMRFIRSVVLPLSKPIIAVLVLMYAVGQWNSYFDALIYLKSADLFPLQLVLRSIIIQNNTAGAMDAMAMVERQQMAELLKYALIVVATLPVLVIYPFVQRYFVQGMLVGSVKG; this is encoded by the coding sequence ATGGCAGTTTCGGCAGCAGTTCCCCAAAAAATTAGAGAGTCCGCCGGTGACCGGATATTTCTGGCTATAGTGTACACTGTGCTCATCCTTGTAGTCATCGTTGTGCTGTATCCGCTTATTTTCATTATCAGCAGCTCCATCAGCAGTCCGGCGGCCGTCACCTCGGGCCGGGTCTGGCTCTGGCCGGTTGATATCTCCTTCAAGGGCTTTAAGGTGCTGTTCAGCACGCATGAGATTATCAGCGGGTACGCGAATTCCATCTTTTATACGGCAGCGGGAACGCTGATCAGTGTGACGCTGACGATTATGATCGCGTATCCGCTGTCGCGGAGAGCTTTTTTTGGCCGCAATGCGCTGATGATGATCATTACCTTCACGATGATCTTCAGCGGCGGGCTGATTCCCACCTACATGGTCGTCAGAGAGCTGCATCTGATCGATACGCGCTGGGCGCTGCTTATCCCCAATGCCATCTGGGTATGGCAGGTGATTATCGCCAGATCCTTTTTCCAATCCTCCATCCCCGAAGAACTGCTGGAAGCCAGCGAGATTGACGGCTGCAGTGATATGCGGTTCATCCGCAGTGTAGTGCTGCCGCTGTCCAAGCCAATTATCGCAGTTTTGGTGCTAATGTATGCTGTGGGGCAATGGAATTCGTATTTTGACGCCCTGATCTATCTGAAGTCGGCAGATCTGTTCCCGCTGCAGCTGGTGCTGCGCAGTATCATTATCCAGAACAACACTGCCGGGGCTATGGATGCCATGGCGATGGTGGAGCGGCAGCAGATGGCCGAATTGCTGAAATATGCGCTGATTGTCGTCGCCACCTTGCCTGTGCTTGTCATTTATCCTTTTGTGCAGCGGTATTTCGTACAGGGCATGCTGGTCGGCTCAGTCAAGGGGTAA
- a CDS encoding SGNH/GDSL hydrolase family protein, translating into MVHKNSVGSSSISPRRGLPGMRSKLAGTAPITVAFLGGSITEGAGASDAGATSWRALTGQYLQSVYTGHPVRCINAGVGGTTSTFGAHRLQEHLLREGPADLLFVEFSVNDGEDREESVRGMEGIVRQCRRLSPETELCFVYTAADKNLTGYKPFNIAVHEEVAEYYGIPSVDCAARVYTMIHTGELDWKKFAPDGYHPLDAGHALYAGLVRGYLEQALVQDRVLPVGGLEERTTLPVPLDSRNYEYGRMLDFSTAHYSAAFHMGELQPDEPLMNWRFSTAHAWTDDPQAAFTFTVSGQCAGLVLLCGPDTGIFEYSLNGGPFTEVNLFDDWCLQAYRPVLALFPLREKRGGLLIKVRNTERKDSRSTGTGLRVLKMLCS; encoded by the coding sequence ATGGTTCATAAGAACAGCGTCGGCAGCTCCAGTATTTCGCCGCGCCGGGGATTGCCCGGCATGCGGAGCAAGCTTGCAGGAACCGCCCCGATTACAGTCGCCTTTCTGGGCGGCTCCATTACAGAGGGGGCAGGCGCTTCGGATGCCGGTGCAACCAGTTGGCGCGCGTTGACCGGACAATATTTGCAGAGTGTATACACGGGCCATCCGGTGCGCTGCATCAATGCCGGAGTCGGCGGGACCACCTCTACATTCGGGGCGCACCGGCTGCAGGAGCATTTGCTTCGCGAAGGTCCGGCCGACCTGCTGTTTGTCGAATTCAGTGTCAATGACGGGGAGGACCGGGAGGAATCCGTACGCGGCATGGAAGGGATTGTCCGCCAGTGCCGGCGGCTGTCGCCGGAGACAGAGCTGTGCTTCGTGTACACAGCGGCTGACAAAAACCTGACCGGCTATAAGCCGTTCAACATCGCGGTGCATGAGGAAGTGGCTGAATATTACGGCATTCCTTCAGTGGATTGCGCCGCCAGAGTGTATACGATGATCCACACGGGCGAGCTGGATTGGAAGAAGTTTGCCCCCGACGGCTATCACCCGCTGGACGCGGGACATGCGCTGTATGCCGGCTTGGTGCGGGGTTATCTGGAGCAGGCGCTTGTGCAGGACAGGGTTTTGCCTGTCGGCGGGCTTGAAGAGCGGACCACGCTCCCCGTTCCCCTGGACAGCCGGAACTATGAATATGGCCGGATGCTGGATTTCAGCACCGCCCATTATTCCGCAGCTTTTCATATGGGGGAGCTGCAGCCCGATGAGCCGCTGATGAACTGGAGATTCTCCACAGCACATGCGTGGACAGATGATCCGCAGGCGGCCTTCACCTTTACGGTGTCCGGCCAATGTGCCGGACTGGTTCTGCTGTGCGGACCGGACACAGGGATATTCGAATACTCGCTGAACGGCGGGCCTTTTACTGAAGTGAATCTGTTCGATGACTGGTGCCTGCAAGCGTACCGGCCTGTTCTGGCGCTGTTTCCTCTGCGGGAAAAGCGCGGCGGGCTGCTTATTAAGGTCCGCAATACGGAGCGCAAGGACAGCCGCAGCACAGGTACCGGCCTTCGGGTGCTGAAGATGCTGTGCAGCTGA
- a CDS encoding extracellular solute-binding protein: MKKSLLALLMLVTVFSLVVSGCSGKNNTESPSGTAAGSGNAADASKPVEVSVFAVQESGIDIPTNKFTAFVQDKFGIKFNWQINPSDGAKEKRQISLASGDYPDAYLLTAYIDEFSQGDVLKYGQQGVLVPLNDLIDKYAPNIKAAMEKHPEMKTLNTAPDGNIYGLGAYAECFHCSYPNKMWINTEWLKKLNLKEPKTTEEFKQMLEAFKTKDPNGNGKADEVPLSGSTEDFGVRIIPYLMNSFVYDDDRNYLNMTDGKVESAAIKPEWKEGLSYIKSLYDAGLIDPGAFTQNAEAFKKIGENADAEILGAGAGMHPAIFINIDPGNTRSAHYNPLAPLTGPKGISYTTHDAGGVSPGAKFVITNKASEEAKVALIKMVDYMFTPEGQTNAASGMKGIDWTDPAEGDVALGKDVKPVIKQIPMAEGEAPRNAGWSGMGHFYMPKEYRDTFVQATDIYASNGYERRLYNASLLYQGHEPKELFPIWSIWIDPSEIDEASMLQTNLRNYIEQNELQFITGNKDLNKDWDAYVQGLKDLKLDRYLEILQKAYDASVK, translated from the coding sequence TTGAAGAAAAGTTTGTTGGCTTTGTTAATGCTGGTAACGGTATTTTCCCTTGTGGTCAGCGGCTGCTCGGGCAAAAACAATACAGAAAGCCCGTCCGGCACAGCAGCCGGCAGCGGAAATGCCGCAGATGCGTCCAAGCCTGTAGAGGTCAGCGTGTTTGCCGTACAGGAATCAGGGATTGATATCCCGACCAATAAATTCACGGCATTTGTTCAAGACAAGTTCGGCATCAAGTTCAACTGGCAGATCAATCCCTCCGACGGTGCCAAGGAGAAACGCCAAATTTCACTGGCCAGCGGCGACTATCCCGATGCCTATCTGCTCACCGCCTACATTGATGAATTTTCCCAGGGCGATGTGCTGAAATACGGCCAGCAGGGCGTGCTGGTTCCGCTGAATGACCTGATTGACAAATATGCGCCCAACATCAAAGCGGCCATGGAAAAACATCCTGAAATGAAAACGCTCAATACGGCGCCGGACGGCAATATCTACGGGCTGGGCGCCTATGCTGAATGCTTCCACTGCTCGTATCCCAACAAAATGTGGATCAACACCGAATGGCTGAAAAAGCTGAATCTGAAAGAGCCGAAAACCACGGAGGAGTTCAAACAAATGCTGGAAGCCTTCAAGACAAAGGACCCGAACGGCAACGGCAAGGCCGATGAAGTGCCGCTGAGCGGTTCGACAGAAGATTTCGGCGTGCGCATTATCCCTTATCTCATGAACAGCTTCGTTTATGATGATGACCGGAATTACTTGAACATGACGGATGGCAAGGTCGAATCGGCCGCCATCAAGCCGGAATGGAAGGAAGGCCTGAGCTATATCAAGTCGCTGTATGATGCCGGTCTGATTGATCCGGGAGCCTTTACCCAAAATGCGGAAGCCTTTAAAAAAATCGGTGAAAATGCGGATGCGGAAATTCTCGGCGCAGGCGCGGGCATGCATCCGGCGATCTTCATCAACATCGACCCGGGCAATACCCGCTCGGCGCATTACAATCCGCTGGCTCCGCTTACCGGCCCCAAAGGTATCTCGTACACGACCCATGACGCCGGAGGTGTATCGCCGGGAGCCAAGTTCGTCATCACCAACAAAGCCAGTGAAGAAGCAAAAGTGGCTCTGATCAAGATGGTGGACTACATGTTCACACCGGAAGGCCAGACGAATGCGGCCAGCGGGATGAAGGGCATTGACTGGACCGATCCGGCTGAAGGCGATGTTGCGCTCGGCAAGGATGTCAAACCAGTGATCAAGCAGATTCCGATGGCGGAAGGCGAAGCGCCGCGCAATGCGGGCTGGAGCGGAATGGGGCATTTCTACATGCCGAAGGAATACCGCGACACCTTCGTCCAGGCGACGGACATCTATGCCTCCAACGGGTACGAACGCAGACTGTATAATGCTTCCCTGCTGTACCAGGGCCATGAGCCCAAGGAGCTGTTCCCGATCTGGTCGATCTGGATTGATCCGTCAGAGATTGATGAAGCCAGCATGCTGCAGACCAACCTGAGAAACTACATTGAGCAGAACGAGCTGCAATTCATAACCGGCAACAAGGATCTGAATAAGGACTGGGATGCATATGTCCAAGGCCTGAAAGACCTGAAGCTGGACCGCTACCTGGAAATTCTGCAAAAAGCATATGACGCTTCAGTAAAATAA
- a CDS encoding helix-turn-helix domain-containing protein has protein sequence MLKYSKVFRRFLISYIVILIIPSIGGYMSYRTSIAVTESISIENSVIQLQKSQEILERRMAEVEGLTRQLAVNPELNVLLNERGRETNVYGIWRTMRNVLTFGQTNDFLQDYYIYLANYDLVLTPGSSYRPEHYYEIFHYNDLPQAEWKKQVLEKTHRSEIRPLSAFVSKGAQTSVITYMQSLPLDSFNDSSPAVVVVIIDEKIIASLLSGLTERYGGWVHISDAAGKTIVLQGKDEPYMNKLNADSSFDKGKVSQFYQDDLVITTRSDTNGWVYQAGIPRSILLENANRIKYMSWLITGGALFLGLLAGLVLAYRNSAPINRMLSVMKEQFGKEETAEQSEFDFLSGNIANMITKNKLLESELHRQLPLVRDAFIKRLIAGEFESREEIVSAAAQADIGLNQGTGYAGIIQINGYSGMDSVEILNELNAARLLVKQALAALTGPLPMADMGSDKMVCLFFSGSGEFAADQEVAVTHIMENLAQLVLKEYRISVQAGFGGFFASVTEVSGSFEQAKQALEYAVYMNKKGITWNHEAGIKNSTYYYPLDTEQRLMSTLRAGELAEATRIIDAIFAQNLGERELSIEMKHQLIGEMKGTFLKLLDQKTFMESPLFESAKRRIIDISSTEPLDHIQAGFHAIMEGLCGYISNKKKDAHTQIIKQIYQYTEEMYSDSELTLYRVAEHVERPEKYISQLFKEVTGVNYSDHLVKVRMDQAAILLKESRYTVDEIAARVGYNSSHSFRRAFKRLTGISPSTYRQSHAE, from the coding sequence ATGCTCAAATACTCCAAGGTTTTCCGCAGATTTCTAATCTCCTACATAGTTATTCTGATTATTCCAAGCATAGGCGGCTACATGTCTTACCGCACATCGATCGCTGTAACCGAGTCCATCTCCATTGAGAACAGTGTGATCCAGCTGCAAAAAAGCCAGGAAATTCTGGAGCGCCGGATGGCTGAGGTGGAGGGGCTGACCAGACAGCTGGCGGTGAATCCCGAACTGAACGTGCTGCTGAATGAACGCGGCCGGGAGACCAATGTTTACGGAATCTGGAGGACCATGCGCAATGTTCTGACCTTCGGCCAGACGAATGATTTTCTGCAGGATTATTACATTTATCTCGCCAATTACGATCTGGTTCTAACTCCAGGCTCCTCTTACCGCCCCGAGCATTATTATGAGATTTTTCACTATAACGATCTGCCGCAGGCCGAGTGGAAGAAGCAGGTGCTTGAGAAAACCCACCGGAGTGAAATCAGGCCGCTGAGCGCTTTTGTCAGCAAAGGTGCACAAACCTCGGTCATTACCTACATGCAGTCGCTGCCGCTCGACAGCTTCAATGATTCATCCCCTGCTGTTGTGGTCGTGATTATCGATGAGAAAATCATTGCCAGCCTGCTGTCCGGCCTGACTGAGCGTTACGGGGGCTGGGTTCATATCAGCGATGCAGCCGGGAAGACCATCGTGCTGCAAGGGAAAGATGAGCCGTATATGAACAAGCTGAACGCGGATTCCTCGTTCGACAAGGGCAAGGTGAGCCAGTTTTACCAGGATGATCTCGTGATTACCACCCGTTCAGATACGAATGGCTGGGTGTACCAGGCGGGCATTCCCCGCAGCATTCTGCTGGAGAATGCCAACAGAATCAAATACATGTCCTGGCTGATCACCGGAGGCGCGTTGTTCCTCGGATTGCTCGCCGGTCTTGTGCTTGCTTACCGGAACAGCGCTCCGATCAACCGGATGCTCAGTGTGATGAAGGAGCAGTTTGGCAAGGAAGAGACGGCGGAGCAGAGTGAGTTCGACTTCCTGAGCGGGAATATTGCCAATATGATTACCAAGAACAAGCTTTTGGAAAGCGAGCTTCACCGCCAGCTCCCCTTGGTCAGGGATGCTTTTATCAAGCGGCTGATCGCCGGGGAATTTGAGTCGCGGGAGGAAATTGTCTCTGCTGCCGCCCAGGCGGACATCGGGCTGAATCAGGGAACCGGCTATGCCGGGATCATCCAGATCAACGGTTATTCCGGCATGGACAGCGTGGAGATTCTCAATGAGCTGAACGCCGCCCGGCTGCTGGTGAAGCAGGCGCTTGCTGCGCTGACCGGACCGCTCCCCATGGCCGACATGGGCTCGGACAAAATGGTCTGCCTGTTTTTCTCGGGCTCCGGGGAATTCGCGGCGGACCAGGAAGTGGCGGTTACACACATTATGGAGAACCTGGCGCAACTGGTCCTGAAGGAATACCGGATTTCGGTTCAGGCCGGGTTCGGGGGCTTTTTCGCTTCGGTTACAGAGGTCAGCGGGTCCTTTGAGCAGGCGAAGCAGGCGCTGGAATACGCCGTGTATATGAACAAGAAAGGCATCACCTGGAATCATGAGGCTGGAATCAAGAACTCGACCTACTACTATCCGCTGGATACGGAGCAGCGGCTGATGAGCACTCTGCGCGCCGGGGAGCTGGCCGAAGCCACCCGCATTATCGATGCGATCTTTGCGCAGAATCTTGGCGAACGGGAGCTGTCCATTGAGATGAAGCATCAGCTGATCGGGGAGATGAAGGGCACCTTCCTCAAGCTGCTGGATCAAAAAACCTTCATGGAATCCCCGCTGTTCGAAAGTGCCAAACGGCGGATCATCGACATCAGCTCCACGGAGCCGCTGGACCACATCCAGGCCGGATTTCATGCCATCATGGAGGGGTTATGCGGGTATATCAGCAATAAAAAGAAAGATGCGCACACTCAGATTATTAAGCAGATTTACCAGTACACCGAGGAGATGTATTCGGACTCCGAACTGACTCTGTACCGGGTAGCCGAACATGTGGAGCGGCCGGAAAAATACATTTCCCAGTTGTTCAAGGAGGTGACCGGCGTGAATTATTCCGATCATCTGGTCAAGGTCCGGATGGATCAGGCGGCAATCCTGCTGAAAGAGAGCCGGTACACGGTGGATGAGATTGCAGCACGGGTAGGCTATAACAGCTCGCATTCCTTCCGCAGAGCGTTCAAGCGGTTAACCGGCATTTCTCCCAGCACCTACAGACAATCACATGCCGAATAA
- a CDS encoding ABC transporter permease subunit, protein MSTRTVPRNKGQGWLHTAGKKIMKHWQLHLLVIPPLLFFVIFKYYPMANAVLAFKDYNVIKGIWGSPWVGLKHFELFFENPLFWTLVKNTILLSGYLLLAGFPIPILLALMINEIRGGRFKRFVQLVSFAPYFISTVVMVSIIMLFLAPRLGFANIALNFFGLNSVNFLGEPGMFRSIYVWSDIWQTAGYSAVIYLAALAGIDPTLYEAAKVDGASRFQKIRHVDLPGIVPTIVIILILNVGNVMAIGFEKVYLLQNPLNIANSEIIATYVYRIGLLNANYSFATAVGLFNSLINLVLLVTVNGLAKRITNNSIW, encoded by the coding sequence ATGAGCACCCGCACGGTGCCCCGGAACAAAGGCCAGGGCTGGCTGCATACCGCCGGAAAAAAAATAATGAAACACTGGCAGCTGCACCTGCTTGTGATCCCGCCTTTGCTGTTCTTTGTAATCTTTAAGTATTACCCGATGGCGAACGCTGTCCTGGCTTTCAAGGATTATAACGTGATCAAGGGGATCTGGGGCAGCCCTTGGGTAGGCCTCAAGCACTTTGAACTGTTTTTTGAAAATCCGCTGTTCTGGACACTCGTGAAGAATACCATTCTGCTGAGCGGTTATCTGCTGCTGGCCGGGTTTCCGATCCCAATTCTGCTCGCGCTGATGATCAATGAAATCCGTGGCGGCCGGTTCAAACGGTTTGTCCAGCTTGTATCGTTTGCGCCGTATTTTATATCCACTGTGGTCATGGTTTCGATCATTATGCTGTTCCTGGCACCGCGTCTCGGGTTCGCCAACATTGCGCTGAATTTCTTCGGCCTGAACTCGGTGAACTTCCTGGGCGAGCCCGGCATGTTCCGCTCGATTTATGTCTGGTCCGATATTTGGCAGACCGCGGGCTACAGCGCCGTAATTTATCTGGCCGCACTGGCCGGGATTGATCCGACCCTGTATGAGGCGGCCAAGGTGGACGGGGCTTCAAGGTTTCAAAAGATCCGCCACGTGGATCTTCCCGGGATTGTGCCGACGATTGTGATTATTCTGATCCTGAATGTGGGCAACGTAATGGCGATTGGTTTTGAAAAAGTCTATCTGCTGCAGAATCCGCTGAATATTGCCAATTCTGAGATCATTGCCACCTACGTCTACCGGATCGGCTTGCTGAACGCCAACTACAGCTTCGCGACCGCAGTCGGTTTGTTCAATTCACTCATTAATCTGGTTCTGCTGGTTACCGTGAACGGACTGGCCAAACGAATCACCAATAACAGCATCTGGTAA
- a CDS encoding X2-like carbohydrate binding domain-containing protein has product MLKVTAKSGISTVNDDDTNVRYTGSWQRNGGKEQTPGSQDITVKITDSAGAPGDGQPGGELPPNPVTRSVYINDNDSGIVYNGSWSSQSGRTAGDYGADVHYTETDGDSFVYTFKGTGIDLLTEKDSSQGDVLVYLDDAASPQTVSTYTPGAKEAQQAVYSATGLADGEHTLKVVKGSGQYMLLDALKISVNQLLDSVTGSFDKAPDKQADVAVTLPAGSDSLLEIKNGGTALVKGSDYTASGGVVKIRKEYLFNLPSGTAELTFFFDGGASEVLTVNITGSASVRYSMINNDDPAIAYNGSWSRSTGRGMGDYKDDVQYTETNGDSFEYTFRGTGIQLYTERDTSQGDMDIYVDNQFQQTVSAYHDGRQAQQNLFSITGLPEGFHTLKAVKKSGTFMLLDMLKVEIPDLVSPVEAAFDRAASADIEVKLLRQPELFGGISQGTYKLVEGTDYTLTGDTVTLKQAYLAAQSEGSLQLKFAFTGDYQNDVHYTETDGDYFEYTFSGTGIELLGPKGPDMGDMEIYLDGASVQTVSAYSDNRQILQRLFSLEKLTDGVHVLKAVKKSGALMFADQLKFSVSTAGTDPGEQPTPTPTPTPTPTPTSTPTPAPPVVSTETPGSVNPGPVATAAPSASPSTTPPATPAPSASPQAEQDGVMKHSAYMSGYPDGSFKPDQKITRAEMAALLFKAAAGEKPKAAAAFSDVPSGYWAAEAIAGAAETGLMTGYPDGSFKPKQHITRAEMASLAAQLSKRSDVSGEGFTDVAAGHWALSAILQAQGAGILNGYTDGTFRPGKALTRAEAVTAVNRALGRGPLFGAEASPWSDVPLTHWAFADILEASTAHAYKAKAGGGEEMSN; this is encoded by the coding sequence ATGCTCAAGGTAACGGCCAAGAGCGGCATCTCTACCGTCAACGATGATGATACGAATGTCCGGTACACCGGCTCCTGGCAGCGCAATGGAGGCAAGGAGCAGACACCGGGTTCACAGGATATCACTGTGAAGATCACGGATTCGGCGGGAGCTCCCGGGGACGGCCAGCCGGGTGGAGAGCTTCCACCGAACCCGGTTACCCGTTCGGTGTACATTAACGACAATGACAGCGGAATTGTGTACAACGGCTCCTGGTCCTCGCAGTCCGGAAGAACCGCCGGAGATTACGGGGCGGATGTGCACTACACTGAGACAGACGGCGATTCCTTCGTGTACACCTTCAAAGGCACGGGCATTGACCTGCTGACGGAGAAGGATTCCTCGCAAGGGGATGTGCTGGTCTATCTGGATGATGCCGCGAGTCCGCAGACGGTAAGCACCTATACCCCAGGGGCCAAGGAAGCCCAGCAAGCGGTTTACAGTGCCACAGGCCTTGCGGATGGGGAACATACACTCAAGGTGGTCAAAGGCTCAGGCCAGTATATGCTGCTGGATGCGCTGAAGATCAGCGTCAATCAACTGCTTGACTCTGTTACGGGAAGCTTCGACAAGGCGCCTGACAAGCAGGCTGATGTAGCGGTAACGCTGCCTGCGGGCAGCGACTCCCTGCTGGAGATCAAAAACGGCGGCACTGCATTGGTAAAAGGAAGCGACTATACCGCCAGCGGAGGCGTTGTGAAGATCAGGAAGGAGTATCTTTTTAATCTGCCATCGGGCACTGCGGAGCTCACGTTCTTTTTCGACGGAGGTGCAAGCGAGGTGCTGACGGTGAATATCACCGGCTCCGCTTCGGTCCGCTACTCGATGATTAACAATGACGATCCGGCGATTGCCTACAACGGCTCCTGGTCACGCAGTACCGGCAGAGGAATGGGCGATTACAAGGATGATGTACAATACACCGAGACAAATGGCGATTCCTTCGAATACACCTTTAGAGGCACAGGCATCCAGTTGTATACAGAAAGAGATACTTCTCAAGGCGACATGGATATTTATGTGGACAATCAGTTCCAGCAAACAGTCAGCGCTTATCATGACGGGCGGCAGGCCCAGCAGAACCTGTTCAGCATTACAGGTCTGCCCGAAGGCTTCCATACCCTGAAGGCCGTGAAAAAATCAGGCACCTTCATGCTGCTGGATATGCTCAAGGTGGAAATTCCCGACCTGGTGAGCCCGGTGGAAGCCGCCTTTGACAGAGCTGCCTCCGCAGATATCGAAGTGAAGCTGCTGCGTCAGCCGGAGCTGTTCGGCGGCATCAGCCAGGGCACCTATAAGCTGGTGGAGGGCACAGATTATACACTTACAGGAGACACAGTAACGCTCAAGCAGGCGTATCTCGCCGCGCAGTCCGAGGGCAGCCTGCAGTTGAAATTCGCCTTTACCGGCGATTATCAGAATGATGTTCACTATACGGAAACGGACGGTGATTATTTCGAGTATACGTTCAGCGGCACCGGAATCGAGCTGCTTGGACCTAAAGGGCCCGATATGGGAGATATGGAAATCTACCTGGACGGAGCATCCGTTCAGACCGTAAGCGCCTACAGCGATAACCGGCAGATTCTGCAGAGGTTGTTCAGCCTGGAAAAGCTGACAGACGGTGTTCACGTGCTGAAGGCCGTAAAGAAATCAGGCGCGCTGATGTTCGCAGACCAGCTGAAGTTCAGTGTCAGCACAGCGGGCACAGATCCGGGTGAACAACCAACGCCAACACCGACCCCAACGCCAACGCCAACGCCAACTTCGACGCCAACACCAGCACCGCCAGTTGTCTCAACGGAAACGCCGGGTTCGGTCAATCCGGGACCGGTGGCTACAGCAGCCCCATCTGCGTCTCCGTCCACGACTCCGCCGGCCACCCCTGCTCCAAGTGCTTCGCCGCAAGCTGAGCAAGATGGGGTGATGAAGCATTCGGCGTACATGAGCGGTTATCCGGACGGCTCCTTCAAACCGGATCAGAAGATTACCCGTGCCGAGATGGCGGCTTTGCTCTTCAAGGCCGCCGCCGGAGAGAAGCCAAAAGCGGCGGCAGCCTTCAGCGATGTCCCCTCCGGTTATTGGGCGGCGGAAGCTATAGCGGGCGCAGCGGAAACGGGCTTGATGACCGGCTATCCCGATGGCAGCTTCAAGCCGAAACAGCACATTACGCGTGCAGAAATGGCCAGTCTGGCCGCACAACTGAGCAAGCGCAGTGATGTCTCAGGAGAAGGATTTACGGATGTTGCCGCCGGTCACTGGGCATTATCCGCCATTCTTCAGGCCCAGGGAGCAGGTATTCTGAATGGCTATACCGACGGCACTTTCCGTCCCGGCAAGGCGCTGACCCGTGCCGAGGCAGTTACAGCTGTTAACAGAGCACTGGGCAGAGGCCCGCTCTTCGGAGCAGAAGCCTCCCCATGGAGCGATGTGCCGCTTACACACTGGGCATTTGCGGATATTCTGGAGGCTTCCACTGCCCATGCTTACAAGGCTAAAGCCGGGGGCGGCGAAGAGATGAGCAATTAG